The window ATGCGAAGCATCATTTAAGGCGTCCTTGGCAAGGCGATGGCCTTGGATGGTGGTGAGATCGCAGGAGAGAGCAATTCGCTTGGAGAGGGCTCCCAGGTTGAAGAGAACAGAGGCCTTCTCGAAATGGATGTTGTGCTGAGAAGAGTTCTCTTGTGAGTTGAATGAATTGTACCAAACAAAGATAGGTGGATTGGGTGAGGTAGTCATGGGGAACAAAGGCTCAATCATGCAAAGGCATTTCAAATACTGGATGAGGAAATCACGGCGAACGGGTAGAGAGAGGTCATTACGCTGCATTTCACTGCGCAATTTGTCTACCGTTTTGAAAAGGCCTTCTACTCTGTTTGCCTCGCTCTCAGAGTATTTAAGGGCAACATAACTGCGAAGGGACTCATAGAGGTCCAAGGGCTCACTCTTCTTCAAACCGAATGACAGCATACCTGACGAAGAAGAGAGGATTGCGAAATTTTTTGGATAAGGAGGAGGCATGTCCCATGGGTTAGCCACCAGCTTTCCACCATCCATAATCTTGAAAGGGCTGTTCTCGGAGAGGAGGAGGTCAAGGTATATTAGTTGTTGCTTGGGTGTCCACAGGTCCGAGTGCCTGCAAATCCCTCTAACTAATTTTTCGGTGATGGATTCTGCATCATGATCAAGGGGACAAGATTGGACCGATGAGGATGTTTTAGGTCGCTTGGGTTTGGGTAGGATGGATGATTTCCTCTGAAGAGCCTCCGCCTGAAAGAATTTCTTCTTCTGATGAAGATGAGTTATCCAAGTTTCGTCAAATAAGCAGACATGCTTGATTGCAGCCGAATCACCAAGTATAAGATCATATGCACTCAGATAATGCTTGCAAacctacatcatcatcatcatctacatCATCCTTTTGAAAATCtaaaatgaaaaaacaaatgCAACATCAGTAAGTGTCAAGAGTCAAGACAGACCGATTTAAACGAATCGTCGTGGAGTTGTTGCTGTAATTTGAGCTCGGAAGCCTGAGCGGAGAAGAGGTGGTGCAGAGTCTCGGTGAAGAGGAGAGTCAAGTCGAGGGTGGCGGAGATGTCCTTGGCGAAAACCTTCCAGAGTTCCGAGAAGAATTTGGCGGCGGCATTGAAGGCATCCATTGCAAGGTGACGGCCAAGGGCGGTGGTGCGGTCGCAAGAGGCTCCAATCTGGCTGTATATGGCGCCAAGGTTGAAGAGAACAGAAGCCTTCTCCAATTGGATGCTGTTGCGCTGCGAGGAGACCCCATTCTCATGCTCAGAGTAGAAGGCGTCGTACCAGACAAAGACGATGGGTTCGGAATGGGAGTCGGAGGAGGTAGCGGTGAAGAGTGGCTCAACCATGCAAAGGCATTTGAAGTAGTGGATGAGGCAGTCACGTTGCATGGGAAGGGAGAGGTCCCCTCGCTCCACCATGTCACTGCGGCATTTGTTTAGGGTTTCCAGAACGCTTTCAACTTTCTCTGCATCGCTCTCTGAGTATTTTGTTGCTACCAACTTGCGTAACGGCCTGTACAGCTCCACCGGATCACTCTTCTTCAGTGGGATTGACAGCATCTTGTCCGGGTTCAGCCATCCCGCATCCTCCTTGGTCGTGGCCATGGTGACGTCGATTGAGTATATGATCAGGAAGGTGAAAATCGATGAAAATTGGAAccaatgtatgtatgtatgtgatttatttcaaatttcaaatctaaaACAACAAGCAAATTTtggaatatatatttttcttcttttggtaACGAATATATATTTTCCTTATATCAGATTAATAAATAAATGGGCCATTTGTTAGTAAActagctaataataataataatggtcactttattaataaaaatcagactatatatatatatggatgtatatGAAGGTACTGAAGTTGAAAGAGATGAAATACGGTTATTCATTGGAGAAATAGATCGTGTAAAGGGGGAGGTGTTTGAAAGAAATCCAGTTCCTTAATAAGTGCACAGTTTGTTATTTGGTGGAAACTCACTTCCAGTCgacacgtgaagttgatagttgagagttgtTAGATGAACAAGTATAATCCATGATACCTAATTCAACAGTAACATCACATCACAACATATTACAAAGAACTAAATTATAAAATCCTGGTTTCATACTTCTGAGTTACTCTTCTAGTGGTACTAGCACTGACTTAGAAACTGCCAAAAACAGTTATTAGTTTATATGCACAACCAATTCACAGTTCAATTAGTTTAGAAACTGCCAAAAACAATTATTCACAATACACATATATGAATATGTTTGCCTGCAACACTATTGTTGAAAGGGAAAATTACTTTCTCAGTAGCAAAGAAAAGTAGAAACGACTCACTGTCTACTTCAGCCAATTCTAAAAACAGCTAATATACTAATTGTTTTTCATTAATTTCATCTGAAAACCACCACAGAGTGCACCATTTGTCAAACAATACTCACTTTATGATCCAAAGAGGATAAATTTCTTAGCGCAACAAAATACATAGTCACCAATACATGGAAGGATGAAAACATACTGCCAAATACTTGATAGTCAGTAGTAGTGTATGCTTGTAGGTAAATAACCTAAACTAAAATCATGGGTTAAATAAGTAATGAGTGAGCAAGGTAGAATGATCATGACAATAAcagtttataaaaaataaaacaccaGTCACAATTCATAAATGATCATGACATAGCAGTTTCCTCAATTGAGAGCCTAAAATTCTCTCTCCAATTTCATTAATAGAATCTGACTACAATGCCAAAATATACTACCATTGCATCTCTAGTTTCTTCAGATCCAATAGAATATAAGTAATGAAGGCAATGTGACTACACATTTTTAACTCTATTCTAGTCATGTAAAATCATAGGCTGATGCTCTTAACTCGTTTGTAAGGTGTACTACCTGAAATACAATGGTCCTTAATTTATCAAACAATGAACACAATCCCTCTTTCaaaaagtataataaaataaCTTCTATTTTTAGAAAGACTAaaggtgaaaagaaataaaatgataCTACTCtaaggaaaattaaaaatcaaaaaagaTAACAGAAATGTTCAGTGAGTATATGAAACAAAATTAGGTCAATCATCATTAACAACCTCATGATAAACAACATAATGTGATTGAATGTATATATTAAGTAAGAAACAGCAAGCAGGCATTTCAACTTAATTTTGGAGGATACTCTCCTACTTGTCTAAAGAGCTCCACATACTGCAATGATTTTCCAAATAccctgaaaatgtgaaaaaagaaaattaataccATATGATGCCAAATATCTTAATACCATGATGTTATGACAGTTCAAAGACCCTAAAAAGGAACTACATAACTGATCTTTTTGCTGAACCCACACATTAGCAAGATAAAGGATTTCACTCAGTGAGAAACTTGATTCATGGAATCATCAGAAATCTGTTGAAGCTGCACAATTCTTCACAAACTCACTTGAAGATTCAAATTTAAGAAGGTTCCAGCTTTCAGCAGAACATTCCAAAAAACAGCATCACCAAAAGCACCCCACCATGAATCTTCAAATTGTTTAACCACAAAAGAAAAAACTGAAGCAGACCCAGAAATTCTGCCAGCAATCCAGCTCCAAAAACTCATAAAGTTTGATGCTTTATGATGTTTCCCTTCAACAGAACCAAACAAAGACTAGAACTTTGAATGCAATCCACTTCATATCTCAACAAACCAGCTCAAATCAGACACTGTGGTAGTGGTCCaaggttgttgttgttgatgttgaTGTTATCTATGTTGGTGCAGCAGTCAGAGTGTGGCTTTTTATGTATATGATGATGAAAAGGGAGAGGTTGGAAGAGTAGCAAGGGCATTTGGGTGGGGGGTAATGGTAATAATAACTCACACAACAGCACAAGAAGCTGAATCAGAACCAGTTGTCATTTTGGCAATCTCACTGACTGAGACAACAATTTTTGTTTGTTGAGAGAATGAGGATAGCAAAGTGTTGTTCTTTTTCCAATAACAACCGCTTTCTGCCTCACTCAGCTCTGaacacccaaaagaagcatcaAGTTTGGAACAAAAAAAATCTCAAAGAGAAAGGTTCCCATCACCACCTTGCAAATGCTCATAATAacttccattttttattttttattttctctctctctctctctctccgagtTTGGTGTGCAGCATTTgagtatggatcatgattatctCATCATCTGGTGGGGAAGGTTTAACCAAaagcaaacaaaaattccaagaTTATAAAGAGAAAGGCTAAATATTtttggaagaagaaaagaaaaatgttttcattgttattattattattattattattaattattaataacttAACTTATGTTTTGGTGTTATTAATTTAACCATGTTCACTCAGACAtgactaatatttttctttaatctgCAATCTATATAGTAAAATTCATTCCAAATTCTAAAACCAGAACAACTTAGCTAACAAGTTCATAATTTTAAAGTAAATTCCAGGTTCGATTTTGCTTTGTCGAGTTTTCATCATATAAATAAAGTTTCACCGTTTTAACCAAGCACTATGCATTTGAGGCTTGCTGTTACCATATTAGAACTTATTTATATTGTACACATTTACCCTTTTCTTCATTGTGCTTTTCAATATTCATACACTCCATATAGAGATTTCATGAGGTACTCATTACACGAAACATAAATTTGTTCATCATATCATCTATGAACACCATGATAAGTAagtctttctttcttatttttacaTATCTGATAATATATTTACTGATTAATTAAAATGCAAATAGTCTATAGTGCACACCCTCCATCTACATAAAAACTTATGAACATTTTTAGGAACATTTTTAATGTTGTTAGTGTGAGGGACTACAAGATGTAGAAGATCGACTCTTATTTTGGGTATGAAAGTAAAAGTAGTGATATACTCTAACattgtaattttttgtattttttaaaattgtggaaggtaaaattttttatttttttttaacacaaatcggactgtccgatttATGTACCTCTCACAAATCGGCCAGTCCGATTTCTGTATTTTTACAGATCAGATAGTCTAATTTCTACTTCTCTAATTAAACAGTTTCACATTTGAGAATAATACTCCAGCGGTCCACATTTCAAAAAAACATCATTGCAACtccaatatcaaaaacaaaaagtgGTAGAAGATCATGTTCATTAAAAGCAAGATGAGGCTTCTCTTGGCTAAACTCATGTCTTTTAAGGGGACGGCAATCGAAGGATTCTGCATCGGATAATGGGTCAGTTCGAGAGATAACGGGTCGGTTTAGGGGGCATGGATCTCTGTTCTGGGCCTGGGCTAGTTTGTTGGCCCGGGTCcccgtccaaaaaaaaaaagggggaaggaaATAAGTCTTTCTCTCATTGTCATTATCAAATGCCCAACATTAGTAATTTAGTGGAATATATAGTAATTCTGCATATTACTCTGCATCTCTATTAGACTATATTGTAATAGAGGATGGTATAATATGCAAGTTACTCCACTTGAGCTATTGTTCAATTGCTGTTACCTTCATCCCaaacataaatttcaaaaaaacacTTGAAAGGATTTGTACTCACTTCTACGGAGTTAAACCTCAAAGTAGTCTCTGAGATTTACAAAATGCACCGATTTGGTCCCTGACTTCCCAATTGCACTATTTATGTCCTcgagattaaaaaaaatacacctaGTTAGTCCCTTCCCCTTTTTCCGTACAAACTCCTTCCCAGCAGCAGTGATGTGGCAATTGATTGCCACGCTGGAGTGTCTAATAGTTACATGACGTGGCAATCAAAAGTGTGTAACCCAATGTGGTCCCTGAGCCCCTTTTTAACCCTAACTGCTGATGGAGTAGCgtaccacttcttcttcttcttctcctttttaacCCTGGTCCCTGAGCCCCTTTTTaaccctcctcctcctcccctcctcctcctcctcctcctccgtgTCTATTTCTTTGTCGTTGCTGTGCGGGTTGGAACGATGGTTGGACGTGCAAATGAATGAGATGGGAGTTCTATTCGATCAACGACAAGGGCGCCTAGTCGCAGCAGAGCCTCGCGAGTGCCAGAGCGGTGTGGGTGTGGGAAACGCCCTGTGTCCCGATGGTCTGGAACGGATACCCACCCAGACAAGCCATTCTTTGGATGTCCGAATTACAACGTGAGTTTGTCTTTAagaattgttgatttttttttatgccAACTCTAAAATCCTTAAATTTACTGCTCATAGAGTAGTGGAAAAAGGTGGTGTAAGTTTTTCCGATGGGCAGACGTTGTAGAAGATGATAATGGAAATTTTGAAGATGCTACAGCATATAACAATGAAGAAATGAGCGTGAGTCTTGCTTTAAGGATTGACAATTTGGAGGTTGAATTAAGgatctagaaatatataatacaaaTGTTAGGATTGATGGTTTTTTTTCCTGTTAGTTGTTGTACTAGTTGTGATTGTAAAAATATAACAACTgtgtgttgtttatgaatgtatCGGCAGTGTTTGGATTATTGGTGTGGTCTGTGTAAATAGATTACAAAGATAATAACGAAACTGAATAAATAGAACAGAACAAATAAATTGATAATAGCATATTTTGATTATAATTAACACATTGTCAAACACTATCAATGAAGTAGCTCCTAATAAACACCAtaatacagccaccaaaaaggaacacaattaaaaTTCCAAGTTTAAAGATTTATAACTACCAAAAGTAAAAATAAACCATACAGTCTGGTTATGTGCTTTTCCTGAATGAAAATAACGAAAAAAACAACTAATGCCTAAATTCCATAtgtaatcaatcaaacatcagcAGCTAGTATATCCAATTATTTAGAGTTTTTCTTCCTTGGTGCTTTGAACCCTGGAGTTGGAACAAACTTCAGAAAGCTTGCCAACCTAAAAGATGTTGCTGCACTTGCTCTTTGCATGAGATCAACAGAAACAGTTAATGGTGGTGGTGAGTTTCTCCTTTTGCATTCAATAATTTTTCATCAACCAACACAAAATTTTCAACTCAAATTCACAACAATGGATACcttaacaatataaaaaataaataaaaaatattttattcattgCATGCATACCTCTGTGTCAGGGGGCTTCGCGAGGAAGTTTTGCTCCTTCCTTCACCGATTTTGAACCAACGATGAGCAGGTTTCGACAATTTCCAATTTGCTTCACCACATAAACCCTCACCAGGACTAGGGAATGCCAGGGTTATGGAGCTTTCAGTTCGAatgagatgaagaagatgaagtgacGAAGTGATCTCTTTGAATATGGGAATTTTAACTTTTGGTAACTCCTTCCTACTTGAAGCGGTGTTGTTTTCTTATTTTAGCACCAAAATCTAATACGACGCCGTTTTCTATTGTCCAGCGTGGCAATCAATTGCCACATCACTGCCGCCGGGAAGGAGTTTGGACGGAAAAAGGGGAAGGGACCAACTAGgtgtattttttttctaatcttaAGGACATAAATAGTGCAATTGAAAAGTTAGGGACCAAATCGGTGTATTTTGTGAATCTCAGGGACTACTTTGGGGTTTAGCTCCACTTTTACGTCTTTATAGTGTAATTACAGTCTTATTGGTGCTTATGTGTGAACAATAGGTAAGGGGGGCTTAACGTAATGTTAGGGACGGAAAAAAAAATAGTCAGCCTAAACAGTCTAAAGTTAtcgtatttaatatttatttattgcaAAGTgcattaaataaaactaaaaataataaattttagcagtttttgattaatttttttgttatcaaatattttctaTTTACGAATTATCCAAACTCAAACACGGGATATATCCAATGACACTAATGATGACCATAACACTCTCAGAACTCCTCTATGCAACCAACATATCCAATagtttgtttaatattttttaggcTTTAGATTATACTATTTATCTTAAGTATGTAATAATTAGGATAAAGCACATTTACACAGCTACAAGCCTTCTCATATTTTGCATAAGTATGTATTTGCTAATGCATGTGATGCTGTGAAATAGGTACATTTGGGTGTAATTTTATTGTGTTTCCTGTTTCATTCTTTGTCTGTGTATCTTATATTAAACGTGACAAGGTATTGTTATGAACTTTTGATTATATGGAGTTCTTTAAAGTAGGAAACTGAAGCTTATCGCGAAAAAGAGGGTTAACTTCAATTAATGTCTTCAGTTTAGCAAGCAGTATTCCAATAAGAAAATTTTGTATCCACATATAGCTGCTCATTACGTTTGCAACTTTCatttaaaataaatcaaagaaccaaaataaaatttgttattcATATATGATGTTAGACTAGGAATTTAAGAAGGTAAACAATAAACATATACCAATGAAGTAGTAATATGAGCTGTGaattgaagaattaaaaaaaatggaaaaatataCGAGTATGCGTACTGATATGAAGAAGAAATATAACagggaaaagtctagggggccagcaactttgttaaattctggccagtatgtaaccagcaaagaaaagtgagccattgaatgaaatctcacattaatctcacaccattaaaaccatcattgatggctatttaatGGCtagaaatcacaaaagttgctggcccctagcattgctcatacAACAGTTTTTTTCTTTGAGTTGAGGGTGGAACTCTAAATGAGATCTAAGCAAATTTCTGCCTCTATTACAATAGTGTAGTccttatatatactatttttctcatcactaatatttaattatttcttaattGGTATGTTATATTTTTGTATCATATAACTCTTTTACACAGATTAAacgaacaaaaaaataaaatagatttttgAACCAGTGCCGGAAATACCCTAGTTTAACTAAACAACTACAACTACTTCTACATTAAATTGTAATTGCAGTCATGATCATGATGTTGTTCATTGCTGCGATTACCATCATTCATATCAATCTTGTAATTATAATAAGAACTTttggaataataaaaatttatcaagaCTAGGATGTCTTATCTAAAATTCGTTGTACATTATTGTTCTAAAAGTGTATCtctataagaaaagaaaagaataaaccaCTCTCTTTATTACCAATTTACCATATGTCACAAAATTTGATACGTTCTAACTACCAAACATGCAACAATAACTAACAATGACTACGAGATCAGAGGCATACAAATCACTACGAATTAGTAGTGAAGAATAAGAAGGAATATATTCACAAATCAACAAACAAAAGTACGAGGATAATATATTCACAAAAATAGTTCTAAGCTTCTAGCTTCGACAAACAAAATTCCAACAtccaatttaaaaaagaaaatagaaagttcATTCCTAAAGCTTGTTTAGTTTTTCTCTATGTCAACGTTGCTGCCTCAAAGGTTGGCCGCAAGATTTCCATCCATAATCATGACAGGCCCAGCCTCGGAGAGAAGGTCCAAACATGGTGGCAGACATCCCTCTCGAAGCAGGGATTCAGCCTCACAATACCCTCTGAGAAAATTTTGAGTGATATCAATACAAGGAAATTTAAAATGTGAGGTTTTCGACTTCAACTTCGACAAAAGATATCGAGGTATCGAGGATTTAGCAAGATTCTCAGCTAAAGGCCCAAATGTCGACAGAAATAAAGCTTTCTGATAAAGCATAGCAACCTACATCATCCCAATCAAACAATTTAACAAATCAAGATTAACAAAAATCAAATCCACTAAGAAAACTTTAACTGAAAAGGTAGATGACGATTCATACAGGAGGTGCAGCAGAAAATGAGTTATAAGTGGAACCAGGAAAATTGCATTGCAAGTCAGCAATCTGAGCGCTTAATATCTCGCGCAGCATCTGGGGGCAGCTTATTGACAAGTCAGTGGTGGCAGATACCTTCTCAGCCTCACGCATTAGTATTAAGAACCAATGTGAAGCATCGTTTAAGGCGTCTATGGCCATGCGCTGGCCTTGGACGGTGGTGAGATCGCAGGAGAGAGCAATTTGGGAGTCAAGCGCTCCCAGGTTGAAGAGAACAGAGGCCTTCTCGAAATGGATGTTGTGCTGAGAAGAGTTCTCTTGTGGGTTGAATGCATTGTACCAAACAAAGATAGGTGGGTTTAATGTGGGATGATTTGCTGTTTAAACGTTTGAACTGCTATAAAGGAGATGGTTGGCTTTGCGTGCAAGGCATGCTGACAAAAAATAACTTTAACTGTGCATTCTGTTTGGTGTATGGCGCACATATTCGGAATGAGAAATTGATGATGTGGGAGGAGTTGTGCTATATTGTGGGTTTGTGTCAGGTTCCGTTTTGCTTTATGGGAGACTTTAATGAAATACTAAAGTTGGAGGAAAGAAAAGGCGCAGCTAGTTTACCGGCTTCTGCAGAAGACTTTAAGGAATGGGTGCAAGATTTACAGCTAGTGGATCTACCGCTTACTGATCGAAAATTCACATTGTTTCGAGGTAGTTCTTGTAGCCGAATAGATAGGATTCTTGTCAGTTTGGAGTAGCTTGAGGAGTTCCCAGATACTCGTTTGAGAGGTGGACCTAGGGGGCTATCAGATCATTGCCCATTGATTCTAGAAGATGCGAGACTTAGTGCTGGTC is drawn from Arachis hypogaea cultivar Tifrunner chromosome 12, arahy.Tifrunner.gnm2.J5K5, whole genome shotgun sequence and contains these coding sequences:
- the LOC112726577 gene encoding uncharacterized protein isoform X2, whose translation is MLSIPLKKSDPVELYRPLRKLVATKYSESDAEKVESVLETLNKCRSDMVERGDLSLPMQRDCLIHYFKCLCMVEPLFTATSSDSHSEPIVFVWYDAFYSEHENGVSSQRNSIQLEKASVLFNLGAIYSQIGASCDRTTALGRHLAMDAFNAAAKFFSELWKVFAKDISATLDLTLLFTETLHHLFSAQASELKLQQQLHDDSFKSVCKHYLSAYDLILGDSAAIKHVCLFDETWITHLHQKKKFFQAEALQRKSSILPKPKRPKTSSSVQSCPLDHDAESITEKLVRGICRHSDLWTPKQQLIYLDLLLSENSPFKIMDGGKLVANPWDMPPPYPKNFAILSSSSGMLSFGLKKSEPLDLYESLRSYVALKYSESEANRVEGLFKTVDKLRSEMQRNDLSLPVRRDFLIQYLKCLCMIEPLFPMTTSPNPPIFVWYNSFNSQENSSQHNIHFEKASVLFNLGALSKRIALSCDLTTIQGHRLAKDALNDASHWFSKLWLEAGKVSATTSDLSVERAKMVKEIIAAQIAELTWNCPHSYSDLSSSPVPRLYQKAYDLSTLELLAENLVQSSIPQYLKMKTCPVVTDLGYITEQFLSGYGKAKSLLVEGCQPPCLDLLSQISPVNIKDGNLVANATLEALRLALKDMNLQESKPPQ
- the LOC112726577 gene encoding uncharacterized protein isoform X1, whose amino-acid sequence is MATTKEDAGWLNPDKMLSIPLKKSDPVELYRPLRKLVATKYSESDAEKVESVLETLNKCRSDMVERGDLSLPMQRDCLIHYFKCLCMVEPLFTATSSDSHSEPIVFVWYDAFYSEHENGVSSQRNSIQLEKASVLFNLGAIYSQIGASCDRTTALGRHLAMDAFNAAAKFFSELWKVFAKDISATLDLTLLFTETLHHLFSAQASELKLQQQLHDDSFKSVCKHYLSAYDLILGDSAAIKHVCLFDETWITHLHQKKKFFQAEALQRKSSILPKPKRPKTSSSVQSCPLDHDAESITEKLVRGICRHSDLWTPKQQLIYLDLLLSENSPFKIMDGGKLVANPWDMPPPYPKNFAILSSSSGMLSFGLKKSEPLDLYESLRSYVALKYSESEANRVEGLFKTVDKLRSEMQRNDLSLPVRRDFLIQYLKCLCMIEPLFPMTTSPNPPIFVWYNSFNSQENSSQHNIHFEKASVLFNLGALSKRIALSCDLTTIQGHRLAKDALNDASHWFSKLWLEAGKVSATTSDLSVERAKMVKEIIAAQIAELTWNCPHSYSDLSSSPVPRLYQKAYDLSTLELLAENLVQSSIPQYLKMKTCPVVTDLGYITEQFLSGYGKAKSLLVEGCQPPCLDLLSQISPVNIKDGNLVANATLEALRLALKDMNLQESKPPQ